The genomic DNA GTACCATTTTGTTTCAAACCCACGCCCAAAGCCGCCATATTCTTCAAACAGAACCTGAGATTCGTGTTCCAGCTCATAGGGAACTACTAATCCCGTAACTGCCATAACCTCAGGATTTTCAACAAAAACCCGTGTTAGTCCCTTCACCCAACCCGGATCGACAGCAACATCATCATCCGTGTAGGCAATGATCTCGCCCTTGGCTTCCAAAATGGCACGGTTGCGGGCCCAGTCTAGACCGGGTCGTGGTTCTCGCACATAGCGAACTTGGGGATAGTGGGCGTCTACAAGGTCTTTTGTGCCTTCGGTGGCCGGGGCATTATCAATGACCAGTACTTCTAAGTTGGGATAGTCAAGGTGACTGATAGCCTCTAGGCAGAGCTTCATATCATCAGGGCGATCGCGGGTGCAGACGGCAACGGTAACCGAGGGCCAGTCTGTCACGGTCTCCACCAATGGGAGGTCGATCAATGCTTCAAGAGTCAGATCCTCCGGACGTTCTGGAGCCATCAACCCATTTTTCAGAAGCTGACAAATAATCGCCCAACTGTGCTGCTCTAGAATGAGCTTACCCAGAGTTGCAGCCGTGCAGCGTCCCAGGGAAATGGGTGCTTTGACATAGCCAAGCGGTACACCATGCAGGCGGACGAGCCCCTGCAGACCCATGTAATCTTCCAGTCCCTCAAAGGTGGGGATGGGCTGGCTGAGTTCGATATCAACAACTTTGATGGGAAACAGCATAGACATCCTCTAGAGTTAGATGCGAGATAATAACCAGTGCAAACTAGTACCAACCAACAATTTGAATCTCAGACGCAAACTCTGAACCGGAGCTGTAGCAAAGATGGAATCTAGATTCGATTCTAGATCTGAGCTAGGGCGATCGCTCCCCAGATTTTCCGGTGGAACACAGACCATGGGCGACAGCAGGCCCCTGTGCTGGAGCCAACTGAGGAGGGCCAGCCGATAAACACCCAAACGACCTAGGGGTGTGAGGGGATCGATGGCGATCGCCCGCCGAATCCAGTCTAAGCTAGCCTGAGGTAGCCCATACTGAAAACTTTGTTGCGCAAAGTAAACATAGAGGCTGCTGGCAGACAGGCGGTACAACCAGCCGGATATCTCAGGATGCTTGTCTCGCACTCGTTGGAGAATGAGCTGGTGAGACTTCGCCATTTGGTTGAAATCTCCCGACATACTGCCCACCGTCTTACGATAACCCACCAAAAAATCGGGTACCACGCAAAACTCGCAGCAGTCTGCCAGACGTAGGTACAGATCCCAATCTTCACACCCTTGGGCCTGCTGGGCCCGCAGGTGCGGGTCATAGGCACCGATCCGATCCAGGTAGCGCCGGCGAATGAGGGTGGCGCTGGCATTGCCAATAAAATTGTGGCAAATCAGCGTGGCTAACACCGGCCCCGCCACCGTCGCTGCCCGAAATTGCCCCGTTGGCTGACTATATTGATCTATATCTACCGACCAGGCATAGGCGACCCCGGCGGTTTCCCCGTGGGCCACCAACGCGGCTAAGAGTTTTGCCAAGGTCTGGGGATGCCACAGATCATCGGCATCAATGGGGGCAATGAACTCCCCCTGGGCTTGGGCGATCGCGGCATTTCTGGCGGCTGCCACACCGCCATTGGCCTGCTGGAGGATTTGCACTCGGGGATCCCCATTGGCTACAGCTTGGGCGATCGCCACCGTGTCGTCCGTTGAGCCATCGTCTACAAGAATCACCTCCATCTGGGGATAGGTCTGAGCCAGGACCGAGGTGAGGGTTTGGGGAAGCACGTCAGCGGCATTGTAGACCGGGATAATCACGGAAATTAGGGGATCAGAGGGCATAGGCGTCTATCAATCAGAGCAGCGCGGGGCAGGTCAGCTAAATTTAAGCTGGTTGGAGACCGATGCAACGTCTGAAGATCCTGATCCTGACTGCTGGAACTCTTCGTAGTAGGAGCGTTCGGTATTCACCGTCCATAGGGAGTGGCGATCGCCTAACACGTTACGAGCTGCGAGCAGCCCCGTGAGCATGGAATGATCCTGATTGTTATATCGATGCATCCCATTCCGCCCGACGGTGTATAGATTGTCGAAGGTTTCGACGTAATCTTGGATCACCTGGAGGTGCTGCCGGTAGTCCACGTCGTAGACTGGATAGGCCTTAAGTTGTCGAATCACCGTGCCATCTTGCACCAGCTTGGGATCGTTCACCAAACCTAGCTTCACCACTTCTTCCGTGGCTAGCTGGATGAGGGTCTCTTCCGAGGATTCCCAAACCGGGTCACCTTGGCTACAAAAATATTCCATTCCCAGACAGGTTTTACTAGCATCCGGCACCATATCCGGGCTCCAGTTTTTGAAATTTTGGATGCGTCCTACCTGAAATTCAGGGCTGTGGATATAGAGCCAGTTGTCGGGAAACAACGATGGTGCATCGATAACCAGCGCTACGATCAAGAAATCTCGGTACTTCAGGGACTTGGCCGCTGTCAGTACCTCCGGCGGCGGCGGCGGATTCAGGCATTGCAGCAGCTTGGTCACAGGCATACTGGAGATAAAGTGATCCCCTTCATAGATCTGGGTTTCACCGTTCTGCTCAGCAATAACCCGCTGAATGCGTTGCCCTTCCCGATCGATTTGCACAACACGGGTGTTGAGATGCACGGGACTACCCTGTTTTTCTAACAGGGTTTGAAACCGTTCCCACATCATGCCTGGCCCTAG from Candidatus Obscuribacterales bacterium includes the following:
- a CDS encoding glycosyltransferase; translated protein: MLFPIKVVDIELSQPIPTFEGLEDYMGLQGLVRLHGVPLGYVKAPISLGRCTAATLGKLILEQHSWAIICQLLKNGLMAPERPEDLTLEALIDLPLVETVTDWPSVTVAVCTRDRPDDMKLCLEAISHLDYPNLEVLVIDNAPATEGTKDLVDAHYPQVRYVREPRPGLDWARNRAILEAKGEIIAYTDDDVAVDPGWVKGLTRVFVENPEVMAVTGLVVPYELEHESQVLFEEYGGFGRGFETKWYFKQETKLPWQWFGAGQFGTGANMAYRRSVFESIGFFNPALDVGTVTNGGGDLEMFVRVLKAGHPLVYEPTAMIRHRHRQEYEKLQRQISYNGIGLYAYFAC
- a CDS encoding glycosyltransferase family A protein; its protein translation is MPSDPLISVIIPVYNAADVLPQTLTSVLAQTYPQMEVILVDDGSTDDTVAIAQAVANGDPRVQILQQANGGVAAARNAAIAQAQGEFIAPIDADDLWHPQTLAKLLAALVAHGETAGVAYAWSVDIDQYSQPTGQFRAATVAGPVLATLICHNFIGNASATLIRRRYLDRIGAYDPHLRAQQAQGCEDWDLYLRLADCCEFCVVPDFLVGYRKTVGSMSGDFNQMAKSHQLILQRVRDKHPEISGWLYRLSASSLYVYFAQQSFQYGLPQASLDWIRRAIAIDPLTPLGRLGVYRLALLSWLQHRGLLSPMVCVPPENLGSDRPSSDLESNLDSIFATAPVQSLRLRFKLLVGTSLHWLLSRI
- a CDS encoding NAD(P)/FAD-dependent oxidoreductase → FNYPLDPFDVVKKLGIGRSLSIVASYLKARLSPLPEEESLEDWVINRFGEKLYYTFFKTYTEKVWGISCQQIRADWAAQRIRGLSLKKAITDALFGKSDAKTLIKTFQYPRLGPGMMWERFQTLLEKQGSPVHLNTRVVQIDREGQRIQRVIAEQNGETQIYEGDHFISSMPVTKLLQCLNPPPPPEVLTAAKSLKYRDFLIVALVIDAPSLFPDNWLYIHSPEFQVGRIQNFKNWSPDMVPDASKTCLGMEYFCSQGDPVWESSEETLIQLATEEVVKLGLVNDPKLVQDGTVIRQLKAYPVYDVDYRQHLQVIQDYVETFDNLYTVGRNGMHRYNNQDHSMLTGLLAARNVLGDRHSLWTVNTERSYYEEFQQSGSGSSDVASVSNQLKFS